One genomic segment of Sebastes fasciatus isolate fSebFas1 chromosome 17, fSebFas1.pri, whole genome shotgun sequence includes these proteins:
- the LOC141754170 gene encoding BCL2/adenovirus E1B 19 kDa protein-interacting protein 2-like, protein MNDIIVFSSCYLPQNSLENYQYVMDNLFRYAVGTLDLMVAENYVMVYLCAGGQKEKLPGIGWLRECYTTIDRRLRKNLKGFYVVHPTWYIKALITIIKPFISSKFSRKLQFVDSLQDLSHFVPTEHVQIPDCVTQYDQNRSR, encoded by the exons ATGAATGACATCATCGTGTTTTCTTCCTGTTACCTGCCGCAGAATAGTCTGGAGAATTACCAGTATGTGATGGATAACCTGTTCAG gtacGCAGTGGGAACTCTGGATCTGATGGTGGCAGAAAACTATGTGATGGTGTATCTCTGTGCTGGAGGTCAGAAAGAAAAACTCCCAGGAATCGGCTGGCTGAGGGAGTGTTACACCACCATCGACCGCAG gttgaGGAAGAACCTGAAGGGTTTCTACGTGGTTCATCCCACCTGGTACATCAAGGccctcatcaccatcatcaaacCTTTCATCAG ctCTAAGTTCAGCAGGAAGCTCCAGTTTGTCGACAGCCTCCAGGATCTTTCTCACTTCGTCCCTACCGAGCATGTGCAGATCCCAGACTGCGTCACACA GTACGACCAGAACCGGTCCAGGTGA
- the LOC141754149 gene encoding uncharacterized protein LOC141754149 has translation MKHEPDVGQEPSPRRRAGGQTETETETEEQRVDHPESLAGGTCEQQLCEKTKVKVEEEDGDYGDKDPRQDPEPGPKPPSPRSRRGRRRKPSDEPKAPAPDAKAKKEHQCDECPKSFDRPCRLRIHQRTHTGEKPFGCFNCDKRFKSKAILSAHLKTHSGERPFCCHECGKCFLQRQALAEHMRTHTGERPFTCQLCSLSFCAKSHLQRHMLTHTGERRHQCVECGKCYKRKEHLSSHMRVHSGERPFKCRDCGRSYRERGRLVLHLRTHTGDSKRHACALCGLRLVSANHLQRHMQSHSGERPHRCIDCSKCFSRKDKMVEHMRIHTGEKPYQCSQCQLRFRWKAALNAHVHTHAVEEEQL, from the exons ATGAAACACGAACCAGATGTTGGACAGGAGCCGTCGCCTAGGAGACGAgctggaggacagacagagacagagacagagacag AGGAGCAGAGGGTTGATCACCCAGAATCCCTTGCGGGCGGCACCTGTGAGCAGCAGCTCTGCGAGAAGACGAAGGTgaaggtggaggaagaggatggagaCTATGGTGATAAAGACCCGCGTCAGGATCCAGAACCCGGTCCAAAACCGCCGTCGCCACGGAGCCGCAGAGGGAGACGAAGAAAACCGTCCGACGAGCCGAAAGCTCCGGCGCCGGACGCTAAAGCGAAGAAGGAGCATCAGTGTGACGAGTGTCCGAAGAGCTTCGACCGGCCGTGTAGACTGCGGATCCATCAGAGGACGCACACGGGTGAGAAACCGTTCGGCTGCTTCAACTGCGACAAACGCTTTAAGAGTAAAGCCATCCTGTCGGCACACCTGAAGACGCACAGCGGCGAGCGGCCGTTCTGCTGCCACGAGTGCGGGAAATGTTTCCTGCAGCGGCAGGCGCTGGCGGAGCACATGAGGACGCACACGGGCGAGAGGCCCTTCACCTGTCAGCTCTGCAGCCTCAGCTTCTGCGCCAAGAGCCACCTGCAGCGCCACATGCTGACGCACACGGGCGAGCGGCGCCACCAGTGCGTGGAGTGCGGGAAGTGCTACAAGAGGAAGGAGCACCTGAGCAGCCACATGCGCGTCCACAGCGGCGAGCGTCCTTTCAAATGCAGGGATTGCGGCCGCAGCTACAGGGAGCGAGGACGCCTCGTGCTACACCTGAGGACGCACACGGGAGACAGTAAACGCCACGCCTGCGCGCTCTGCGGCCTGCGCCTGGTGTCGGCCAATCACCTGCAGAGACACATGCAGTCGCACAGCGGCGAGCGGCCGCACCGCTGCATCGACTGCAGTAAGTGCTTCAGCAGGAAGGACAAGATGGTGGAGCACATGAGGatccacactggagagaaaccctaccaGTGCTCCCAGTGCCAGCTCCGCTTCAGGTGGAAGGCGGCGCTCAACGCGCACGTGCACACGCACGCCGTGGAGGAAGAGCAGCTCTGA
- the LOC141754591 gene encoding exopolyphosphatase PRUNE1-like isoform X1 translates to MDEFLKASSAAAKTSFRGNQRVHVVLGSESCDLDSVVSSLAMAYFLSRTSSGLPGGSVVLPVLNVPRSQLHLRADVLLLLRESGVATETLVFRDEVDLARLHGDRRLALTLVDQDVLPSTDSVLQGAVVEVIDHHQRTASFSCPVAVETVGCCATLVTERILSRAPDILDRQLALLLYGVMVMDSVGTWTVKDRQMVRLLQTQFPDLPHSSALHTSLRSAKFDLSGLSTEQILLKDMKLVAVGDVRVAVSSIYMSLDLFLRRTDLQQELCHVCHARRLDAVVAMTISFNDQSDEPVRQLAVYSFSSQYRQEISHALLNSQSPSLCLSPVISPYKDILAYHQGNALASRRKLLPVLNHFLSERRELEEQLDQSEVTTCDTFPVSRDDPRHHRRRLQVQLGAEDCGNLEEDSRMTPSAPRNCLVEGCLLDGGFNQEALLEKFRRMEREEEEEEEQEQ, encoded by the exons atggatGAATTCCTGAAGGCGAGCAGCGCTGCagcaaaa ACCAGTTTCCGTGGCAACCAGAGAGTCCACGTTGTCCTGGGCAGTGAGTCATGTGACCTGGACTCTGTGGTGTCGTCGTTGGCGATGGCCTACTTCCTGTCCAGG ACGTCGTCTGGTCTTCCAGGCGGTTCTGTGGTTCTTCCGGTTCTCAACGTTCCTCGGTCTCAGCTCCACCTGCGAGCCGatgtcctcctgctgctgaggGAGTCCGGCGTCGCCACGGAGACCCTGGTGTTCAGAGACGAGGTGGATCTGGCGCGTCTCCATGGTGACAGGAGGCTGGCGCTGACCCTGGTGGACCAGGACGTCCTGCCAAG TACCGACAGCGTCCTGCAGGGCGCGGTGGTGGAGGTCATCGACCACCATCAGAGGACCGCCTCCTTCTCCTGTCCTGTCGCCGTGGAGACGGTGGGATGCTGCGCCACCTTGGTAACGGAGCGGATTCTGTCCAGAGCGCCTGATATCCTGGACAGACAACTGGCTCTGCTGCTGTACG GTGTGATGGTGATGGACAGTGTCGGTACGTGGACGGTCAAAGACCGTCAGATGGTCCGACTGCTGCAGACGCAGTTCCCTGACCTGCCACACAGCAGTGCTCTTCACACCTCCCTGCGCTCAGCCAAGTTTGACCTGTCAG GTCTGTCCACAGAGCAGATCCTCCTGAAGGACATGAAGCTGGTTGCCGTCGGCGACGTGAGAGTCGCTGTCAGCAGCATCTACATGAGTCTGGAT TTGTTTTTACGCAGGACGGATCTGCAGCAGGAGCTCTGCCACGTCTGTCACGCGCGCAGGCTGGACGCTGTGGTCGCCATGACGATCTCCTTCAATGACCAATCAGACGAGCCCGTCAGGCAGTTGGCGGTCTACAGCTTCAGCTCGCAGTACAGGCAAGAG ATTAGCCACGCCCTCTTGAACAGCCAGAGcccctccctctgcctctcACCTGTCATCAGCCCATATAAGGACATCCTGGCTTATCACCAGGGCAACGCTCTGGCCTCTCGCAGAAAGCTCCTTCCTGTCCTCAACCACTTCCTGTCTGAGAGGCGGGAGTTAGAGGAGCAGCTCGACCAATCGGAAGTGACGACCTGTGACACGTTTCCTGTCAGCAGAGACGACCCTCGTCACCACCGCCGGCGGCTGCAGGTGCAGCTGggagcagaggattgtgggaacCTGGAGGAGGACTCCAGGATGACGCCGTCGGCACCAAGGAACTGTTTGGTGGAAGGCTGCCTGCTGGACGGTGGCTTCAACCAGGAGGCGCTACTGGAGAAGTTCAGGAGGATGgagcgggaggaggaggaggaggaggagcaggagcagtag
- the LOC141754591 gene encoding exopolyphosphatase PRUNE1-like isoform X2, with amino-acid sequence MAYFLSRTSSGLPGGSVVLPVLNVPRSQLHLRADVLLLLRESGVATETLVFRDEVDLARLHGDRRLALTLVDQDVLPSTDSVLQGAVVEVIDHHQRTASFSCPVAVETVGCCATLVTERILSRAPDILDRQLALLLYGVMVMDSVGTWTVKDRQMVRLLQTQFPDLPHSSALHTSLRSAKFDLSGLSTEQILLKDMKLVAVGDVRVAVSSIYMSLDLFLRRTDLQQELCHVCHARRLDAVVAMTISFNDQSDEPVRQLAVYSFSSQYRQEISHALLNSQSPSLCLSPVISPYKDILAYHQGNALASRRKLLPVLNHFLSERRELEEQLDQSEVTTCDTFPVSRDDPRHHRRRLQVQLGAEDCGNLEEDSRMTPSAPRNCLVEGCLLDGGFNQEALLEKFRRMEREEEEEEEQEQ; translated from the exons ATGGCCTACTTCCTGTCCAGG ACGTCGTCTGGTCTTCCAGGCGGTTCTGTGGTTCTTCCGGTTCTCAACGTTCCTCGGTCTCAGCTCCACCTGCGAGCCGatgtcctcctgctgctgaggGAGTCCGGCGTCGCCACGGAGACCCTGGTGTTCAGAGACGAGGTGGATCTGGCGCGTCTCCATGGTGACAGGAGGCTGGCGCTGACCCTGGTGGACCAGGACGTCCTGCCAAG TACCGACAGCGTCCTGCAGGGCGCGGTGGTGGAGGTCATCGACCACCATCAGAGGACCGCCTCCTTCTCCTGTCCTGTCGCCGTGGAGACGGTGGGATGCTGCGCCACCTTGGTAACGGAGCGGATTCTGTCCAGAGCGCCTGATATCCTGGACAGACAACTGGCTCTGCTGCTGTACG GTGTGATGGTGATGGACAGTGTCGGTACGTGGACGGTCAAAGACCGTCAGATGGTCCGACTGCTGCAGACGCAGTTCCCTGACCTGCCACACAGCAGTGCTCTTCACACCTCCCTGCGCTCAGCCAAGTTTGACCTGTCAG GTCTGTCCACAGAGCAGATCCTCCTGAAGGACATGAAGCTGGTTGCCGTCGGCGACGTGAGAGTCGCTGTCAGCAGCATCTACATGAGTCTGGAT TTGTTTTTACGCAGGACGGATCTGCAGCAGGAGCTCTGCCACGTCTGTCACGCGCGCAGGCTGGACGCTGTGGTCGCCATGACGATCTCCTTCAATGACCAATCAGACGAGCCCGTCAGGCAGTTGGCGGTCTACAGCTTCAGCTCGCAGTACAGGCAAGAG ATTAGCCACGCCCTCTTGAACAGCCAGAGcccctccctctgcctctcACCTGTCATCAGCCCATATAAGGACATCCTGGCTTATCACCAGGGCAACGCTCTGGCCTCTCGCAGAAAGCTCCTTCCTGTCCTCAACCACTTCCTGTCTGAGAGGCGGGAGTTAGAGGAGCAGCTCGACCAATCGGAAGTGACGACCTGTGACACGTTTCCTGTCAGCAGAGACGACCCTCGTCACCACCGCCGGCGGCTGCAGGTGCAGCTGggagcagaggattgtgggaacCTGGAGGAGGACTCCAGGATGACGCCGTCGGCACCAAGGAACTGTTTGGTGGAAGGCTGCCTGCTGGACGGTGGCTTCAACCAGGAGGCGCTACTGGAGAAGTTCAGGAGGATGgagcgggaggaggaggaggaggaggagcaggagcagtag